The DNA window CTCGGGGGTGGCGGCGAGCATGCCGTCCGCGCCGAGCGAGGCGACCACGGCGTGCGCGCCCCGGCGGCGGGCGTCGTGGGCGGCGCGCAGGGGTTCGCGGGAGCCGGTGAGCTGCGCGAGTTCGTCGGCGTTGGGTTTGACGAGGTCGGGGCGGGCGGCGATGCCGCGGCGCAGCGGTTCGCCGCTGGTGTCGAGGAGTACGGGGACGCCGGCGGCGCGGGCGCGGCGGATCAGTTGGCCGTACGCGCCGACGTGGATGCCGGGGGGCAGGCTGCCGCAGAGGGCCACCGCGTCGGCGTCGCCGAGGAGTTCGGCGTACGAGGTGAGGAAGGCGGCCCACTCCTCGGGGGTGACCGCCGGGCCCGGTTCGTTGAGCTGGGTGGTGTCGCCGGTGGTGGCGTCGGCGACGGCGATGGTGCGACGGGTGTTGCCGGCGACGGGGATGAGCGCGTCGACGGGGCCGAGGGGGGCCAGCAGGTCGCGGAGTACGGCGCCGGTGGGGCCGCCCGCGAAGCCGGTGACGACGGTGTCGTGGCC is part of the Streptomyces agglomeratus genome and encodes:
- a CDS encoding 1-phosphofructokinase family hexose kinase, which produces MILTVTLNTALDITYRVPALVPHASHRVTDVAERPGGKGVNVARVLAALGHDTVVTGFAGGPTGAVLRDLLAPLGPVDALIPVAGNTRRTIAVADATTGDTTQLNEPGPAVTPEEWAAFLTSYAELLGDADAVALCGSLPPGIHVGAYGQLIRRARAAGVPVLLDTSGEPLRRGIAARPDLVKPNADELAQLTGSREPLRAAHDARRRGAHAVVASLGADGMLAATPEGRWQAAPPARVKGNPTGAGDSAVAGLLSGLVERLPWPERLARAVALSAATVLAPAAGEFDTSTYEDLLPRVEVTAHATAA